The nucleotide sequence TTTAATATTCCCCTACGAGCCAAGTATGGAAAACGACTTGTAGCTTAGAACGTAAATGCTTTATTCTGTTTTATTAGTGTTTCTGAGCAATTTTGAGTGTTTGGAAATGATTCGGCGGCAAAAGTATTCATAGATAgacactttgattttttttatatgttCCACCCATAGTCACTATTAAAAGTAATCTAGTTTTTGTATTATATGCAAATCTAAGGTTTTAGTAGTAGAATTATTAGTCACCCCAATATAATTAGAGAAAGTGTACTGTACAATTGGCCTTAACGTACGAGCGTACGCGATGAGAATTCCGCACGTTATAAACCTCAAAAACCATAAATCCGCATGTTGGAAAACCATAAATCCGCATGTTATAAAACATCAGGTGTTAGTCATAAAATGCGCATGTAATAGCCTAAAATCCGCATGTTATATTTTCATCGTGTACGCATCATACGTTAAGGCCAATTGTACGTTAACTAACCCCATATAATTAAACATATcgcaaacaaaaaaaaaaatagtcaAGGAACACATGCATTATAAAATCAAAGAAATACCAGTTAAGAGGTTATGTGCACactcaacatatatatatatcgtaATACCTTACTATAACAATAATAGGTTCCATCTCTTCCTTCCCAGATCCTCCAGGCTAAAACGTACTCTCTTGGGGTCAAGAGGGGAAATTTTTTTATTGTGCGTCCAAACTCAGTTCCATTACTCTCATCCAGCTGCAACTGCTCATGGTCAATCAAGGTCTTGTCCCACTCCTTCCTATAAGAATTATCCATGTAGAAGTCTCTCAAAGTCTCACGAGAACAATCATTGAATGTCGTTGTACTTAAATACTTGAGTGGCCCACCATCCTGCAAGTAATAACATAAAACTTCACACACCCAAGTACCCAACAACAagggtaaaaaaatgaaaagcaTATCAAAGATAACCTTGGGTTTGCAAGACTTGACAGAGTAAGAGAGTGAATCATTTCTTTTATCGACAACACTCTCCCACTTGTTATTTTGAAGCACAGGAGGAGGCTCATCCAGATTTTCCATCAGAAGTTTAAGATCCAAATCAGTAATGACATCTGATATTCTGCTGCAAAAGAAGACACCAGGGTACTCAGTTAAATTGCAAACATAGGGTACTCAGTCACTTATTCCAAAATCATATAATATGTTGTTGCTTGTTGAATGAAAGGGTTTGTTATGCCATTTGGAATCCGGAAAAGGGCTTCTAGTATATGTGACCAAGAAGAAACTGTACATGATTTCCAGTTTTCTCCTTTCATTTCATTTCTTGAACGTTTTAGTGATGAACAGTTAGTTATCGAGCGAGCTATAGATAGATGATAAGTTAGGTTTAGATAAGAGTTATTGAATGAAAAACAGTAACTAACCCGTTTTGTTGGGATGGAGATGCAATGGAAACGAGGGGATTGTTGGATTCCGAGGTCCTCCTCAAGAAGAATCTGGGGGCGATCTGCCACACAAATATTAGGGTTACAACAGCAAGGGTGTATCCACTCCACAACGTCGACGGTGATAAGAAAAATTCTCTGCTCCACATATTATCCATCGCTCCCTACTTCACACACACACCCTAAAATAATAAATCACATTGCTCTTATCGGCAGACGCGGAGGCAGGGAGTGAGGGAGGGAGGGAGGTCCATATCACAATCCATTTCCCCTTTtcagagcattcacatcctatcCATCCTTTTTACCCTATAATTACATTAAAAACAACTATTATTTCTCTCTCTTTCCAATTAAATAATAtctttttatacttttatcattaccTCTTACGCTCACAACCTCTTTCAAAATATACAGTGttccctcaaatatacagatgaacagtaacattttctctctcctctactcacaaccactttttataccttttataatataaaaacctcTTCTTACATATTTTGGTGGGTaaaatgtgaatgctcttacattACCGCATTCGGTCGATTTAACCAGTATTTTTATATCATAAACAATTTATCGGATGATATAGTATGGCAAAACTAacattaattaaataataatttaacGGGTCAACTCGTTTTTATACAGTTAACCCGAACTGTTTTTAATACAGGTTATCCCAATCCCGGCCTATTTTTTTAAACGGGTTGTGTTAGTCAATTCAAACCTGTATTTTTCGTGTCGGGTCAAGAATTACCGCCCCTATTTGAGAGTGAGGTGAGTTttataggattaggatcaaatacaaaggctcctaattataagaagtgtacaaaggctcctaaaaaacccagtacaaaaaaaaaaaaaaaaaaaaaaaaaaaaaacaacccttAAACATCcgccaccacccaaaaacctaaaacccattttttttttgccgagagggtggggggtgggggtttaggt is from Helianthus annuus cultivar XRQ/B chromosome 9, HanXRQr2.0-SUNRISE, whole genome shotgun sequence and encodes:
- the LOC110880325 gene encoding uncharacterized protein LOC110880325 isoform X3; the encoded protein is MDNMWSREFFLSPSTLWSGYTLAVVTLIFVWQIAPRFFLRRTSESNNPLVSIASPSQQNGISDVITDLDLKLLMENLDEPPPVLQNNKWESVVDKRNDSLSYSVKSCKPKDGGPLKYLSTTTFNDCSRETLRDFYMDNSYRKEWDKTLIDHEQLQLDESNGTEFGRTIKKFPLLTPREYVLAWRIWEGRDGTYYCYSKECEHPSAPRRKKYVRVGLFRSGWRIREVPGRNSCQIKMVHQEDAGLNAEMAKMIFAKGIWSYVCKMDKALRKYSAVKRIQLTATVSAITFVQKVPLSLDSTGERADPEVSVSEECNKKKLSRKPSKKVIANGLIIAGGVICLARGHTNFSAKVAMAYILSKLTKRRETSLH
- the LOC110880325 gene encoding uncharacterized protein LOC110880325 isoform X2, whose protein sequence is MDNMWSREFFLSPSTLWSGYTLAVVTLIFVWQIAPRFFLRRTSESNNPLVSIASPSQQNGRISDVITDLDLKLLMENLDEPPPVLQNNKWESVVDKRNDSLSYSVKSCKPKDGGPLKYLSTTTFNDCSRETLRDFYMDNSYRKEWDKTLIDHEQLQLDESNGTEFGRTIKKFPLLTPREYVLAWRIWEGRDGTYYCYSKECEHPSAPRRKKYVRVGLFRSGWRIREVPGRNSCQIKMVHQEDAGLNAEMAKMIFAKGIWSYVCKMDKALRKYSAVKRIQLTATVSAITFVQKVPLSLDSTGERADPEVSVSEECNKKKLSRKPSKKVIANGLIIAGGVICLARGHTNFSAKVAMAYILSKLTKRRETSLH
- the LOC110880325 gene encoding uncharacterized protein LOC110880325 isoform X1; the encoded protein is MDNMWSREFFLSPSTLWSGYTLAVVTLIFVWQIAPRFFLRRTSESNNPLVSIASPSQQNGISDVITDLDLKLLMENLDEPPPVLQNNKWESVVDKRNDSLSYSVKSCKPKVIFDMLFIFLPLLLGTWVCEVLCYYLQDGGPLKYLSTTTFNDCSRETLRDFYMDNSYRKEWDKTLIDHEQLQLDESNGTEFGRTIKKFPLLTPREYVLAWRIWEGRDGTYYCYSKECEHPSAPRRKKYVRVGLFRSGWRIREVPGRNSCQIKMVHQEDAGLNAEMAKMIFAKGIWSYVCKMDKALRKYSAVKRIQLTATVSAITFVQKVPLSLDSTGERADPEVSVSEECNKKKLSRKPSKKVIANGLIIAGGVICLARGHTNFSAKVAMAYILSKLTKRRETSLH